From a single Streptomyces sp. NBC_01264 genomic region:
- a CDS encoding AIM24 family protein → MQSSLFAHAEAQSQERYAVQNPQLLRVSLSGSDDVLARKGAMVAYQGIIDFDGEYQSTTQRNARARTGEGLDLMRCSGQGTVYLANLAQYVHVVDVDQEGLTVDSSYVLALDSTLHTETIAVDSQYGISGSGKYQLNITGRGKVALMTSGQPLMMQVTPDKYVNADADAIVAWSTSLRVQMQAQTHSTGVWRRRGNTGEGWELSFLGTGFALVQPSEALPPQNAQIGQGAAAQFGMGQHGAHAQNQNNAWN, encoded by the coding sequence ATGCAGAGCTCACTTTTCGCCCACGCCGAGGCGCAGTCCCAGGAGCGGTACGCCGTCCAGAACCCGCAGCTGCTGCGGGTCTCGCTGAGCGGCTCCGACGACGTGCTCGCCCGCAAGGGCGCGATGGTCGCCTACCAGGGGATCATCGACTTCGACGGCGAGTACCAGAGCACCACCCAGCGCAATGCCCGCGCCCGCACCGGTGAGGGCCTCGACCTGATGCGCTGCTCCGGACAGGGCACGGTCTACCTGGCCAACCTGGCGCAGTACGTCCACGTCGTCGACGTGGACCAGGAAGGCCTCACGGTCGACAGCAGCTACGTGCTGGCCCTGGACTCCACCCTGCACACCGAGACCATCGCGGTGGACAGCCAGTACGGGATCTCCGGCTCCGGCAAGTACCAGCTCAACATCACCGGCCGCGGCAAGGTCGCGCTGATGACCTCCGGGCAGCCGCTGATGATGCAGGTCACGCCCGACAAGTACGTCAACGCCGACGCGGACGCCATCGTCGCCTGGTCCACCTCGCTGCGCGTGCAGATGCAGGCCCAGACGCACTCCACCGGCGTCTGGCGGCGGCGCGGCAACACGGGCGAGGGCTGGGAGCTGAGCTTCCTCGGCACCGGTTTCGCCCTGGTCCAGCCCAGCGAGGCGCTCCCGCCGCAGAACGCCCAGATCGGGCAGGGCGCGGCCGCGCAGTTCGGCATGGGCCAGCACGGCGCCCACGCGCAGAACCAGAACAACGCCTGGAACTGA
- a CDS encoding NUDIX hydrolase, whose product MSLHEDAVLVLKGYEGQPELRDVYLEHLAAHPDGVYKPCEAGHVTGSALVIDPERERVLLTLHKKLGMWLQMGGHCEPDDATLAEAALREAREESGITAGLTLVPGGPVRLDRHPIPAPCNWHLDVQYAVLAPAGALEAISDESLDLRWFPYAEVAEVADTSVVRLLEATLARL is encoded by the coding sequence GTGAGCCTGCACGAAGACGCGGTCCTCGTACTCAAGGGGTACGAGGGCCAGCCCGAGCTGCGCGACGTCTACCTGGAGCACCTCGCGGCCCATCCGGACGGGGTCTACAAGCCCTGCGAGGCGGGCCACGTCACCGGCAGCGCGCTGGTGATCGACCCGGAGCGCGAGCGCGTCCTGCTGACCCTGCACAAGAAGCTCGGCATGTGGCTCCAGATGGGCGGGCACTGCGAGCCGGATGACGCCACCCTCGCCGAGGCTGCCCTGCGAGAGGCCCGTGAGGAGTCCGGCATCACCGCCGGGCTGACCCTGGTGCCCGGTGGCCCGGTGCGCCTGGACCGGCACCCGATCCCGGCTCCGTGCAACTGGCACCTGGACGTGCAGTACGCGGTGCTGGCGCCCGCCGGCGCCCTCGAAGCGATCAGCGACGAGTCGCTGGACCTGCGCTGGTTCCCGTACGCCGAGGTGGCGGAGGTGGCCGACACCTCGGTGGTGCGGCTGCTGGAGGCGACCCTGGCTCGGCTCTGA
- a CDS encoding zinc-dependent metalloprotease — translation MSDTPFGFGLPPEEPDNGDEGKKKGNQGGQGGQGGPIPFGFGTGLPGGSGGPGDADNPFAAMFGSMNPNDLGAAFQQLGQMLSYEGGPVNWDMAKDIARQTVAQGTSDGVKDASVGIAEKSAVEEAVRLADHWLDDVTSLPSGAATAVAWSRAEWVEATLPVWKELVDPVAERVGAAMGSVLPEEMQAMAGPLLGMMRSMGGAMFGQQIGQAVGTLAGEVVGSTDVGLPLGPAGKAALLPLNIESFGKDLGVSSDEVRLYLALREAAHARLFAHVPWLRSHLFGAVEGYARGIKVDTSKLEDVVGQLDPSNPEQLQEALQGGMFQPQDTPEQKAALARLETALALVEGWVDAVVHEAAKPRLTSADAMRETMRRRRASGGPAEQTFATLIGLELRPRRLRDASRLWASLTDARGVDGRDGLWEHPDMLPTASDLDDPDGFVHREQLDFSEIDKMLGEAAQKHERDDSQNENESDENGDDKK, via the coding sequence GTGAGCGACACCCCATTCGGATTCGGCCTTCCGCCCGAGGAGCCAGACAACGGCGACGAGGGCAAGAAGAAGGGCAATCAGGGCGGTCAGGGCGGTCAGGGCGGCCCGATTCCGTTCGGGTTCGGCACGGGCCTGCCCGGTGGCTCCGGTGGCCCGGGCGACGCCGACAACCCCTTCGCCGCGATGTTCGGTTCCATGAACCCGAACGACCTCGGCGCCGCCTTCCAGCAGCTCGGCCAGATGCTGAGCTACGAGGGCGGTCCGGTCAACTGGGACATGGCCAAGGACATCGCCCGCCAGACCGTGGCCCAGGGCACCTCGGACGGGGTCAAGGACGCCAGCGTGGGCATCGCCGAGAAGTCGGCGGTCGAGGAGGCCGTGCGCCTCGCCGACCACTGGCTCGACGACGTCACCTCGCTGCCGTCGGGCGCCGCCACGGCCGTGGCGTGGAGCCGCGCCGAATGGGTCGAGGCGACCCTGCCGGTGTGGAAGGAGCTCGTCGACCCGGTCGCCGAGCGCGTCGGCGCGGCCATGGGCAGCGTCCTGCCCGAGGAGATGCAGGCCATGGCGGGCCCGCTGCTCGGCATGATGCGCTCCATGGGCGGGGCCATGTTCGGCCAGCAGATCGGCCAGGCCGTGGGCACCCTCGCGGGCGAGGTCGTGGGCTCCACCGACGTCGGCCTGCCGCTGGGCCCGGCCGGCAAGGCCGCCCTGCTGCCGCTGAACATCGAGAGCTTCGGCAAGGACCTGGGCGTCTCCTCCGACGAGGTGCGGCTGTACCTGGCGCTGCGCGAGGCCGCCCACGCGCGGCTCTTCGCGCACGTGCCGTGGCTGCGCTCGCACCTCTTCGGCGCGGTCGAGGGGTACGCGCGGGGCATCAAGGTCGACACCTCGAAGCTGGAGGACGTGGTCGGCCAGCTCGACCCGTCGAACCCGGAGCAGCTTCAGGAAGCCCTCCAGGGCGGCATGTTCCAGCCGCAGGACACCCCCGAGCAGAAGGCCGCGCTGGCCCGTCTGGAGACGGCGCTCGCGCTGGTCGAGGGCTGGGTGGACGCGGTCGTCCACGAGGCGGCCAAGCCCCGGCTGACCTCGGCCGATGCCATGCGCGAGACCATGCGCCGGCGGCGCGCCTCGGGCGGCCCGGCGGAGCAGACCTTCGCGACGCTGATCGGGCTGGAGCTGCGGCCGCGCCGGCTGCGCGACGCCTCCCGGCTGTGGGCCTCGCTCACCGACGCGCGTGGCGTGGACGGTCGCGACGGGCTGTGGGAGCACCCGGACATGCTGCCGACCGCTTCCGACCTGGACGACCCGGACGGGTTCGTGCACCGCGAGCAGCTGGACTTCTCCGAGATCGACAAGATGCTCGGCGAGGCCGCCCAGAAGCACGAGCGGGACGACAGCCAGAACGAGAACGAGTCCGACGAGAACGGCGACGACAAGAAGTGA
- a CDS encoding SDR family oxidoreductase → MSSPDPHALDEQGPENRPEHGEDAQGVRRTRNPGGSARRGPVIAVTGAASGVGAALVTRLAASEEVKQVVAIDERRGDCTDAQWHLLDVRDPAIAEKLRGADVVVHLALDLDLETDPAARTAYNVRGTQTVLTAAAAAGVHRAVLCTSAMVYGALPDNDIPLSEDAELRATAEATGVGDLLEIERLGRRAPRAHPGLNVTVVRPAVLVGGTDTALTRYFESPRLLVVAGSRPTWQFCHVEDLVSALEYAALEKVEGELAVGCEGWLEQEEVEELSGIRRMELPSAVALGAAARLHRIGLTPSPAGDLAYTMHPWVVSVSRLHAAGWRPRWSNEEVLAELLQEVAGRHTVAGRRLGRKDATAAGAAGATVALLGAAAAIRAARRRRGI, encoded by the coding sequence GTGAGTTCCCCAGATCCGCACGCTTTGGACGAGCAGGGCCCGGAAAACCGCCCTGAGCACGGCGAGGACGCCCAGGGCGTTCGCCGGACGCGAAACCCGGGCGGTTCCGCGCGCCGAGGCCCCGTGATCGCCGTGACCGGCGCCGCCTCGGGAGTCGGGGCGGCCCTGGTGACCAGGCTGGCCGCGTCCGAGGAGGTCAAGCAGGTCGTCGCGATCGACGAGCGGCGCGGGGACTGCACCGACGCGCAGTGGCACCTCCTGGACGTACGGGACCCCGCGATCGCGGAGAAGCTGCGCGGCGCGGACGTCGTGGTGCACCTGGCCCTCGACCTCGACCTGGAGACGGACCCGGCGGCCCGTACGGCGTACAACGTGCGGGGGACCCAGACCGTGCTCACCGCCGCCGCGGCGGCCGGAGTGCACCGGGCCGTGCTCTGCACCTCGGCCATGGTCTACGGGGCCCTGCCGGACAACGACATCCCGCTCTCCGAGGACGCCGAGCTGCGCGCCACCGCCGAGGCGACCGGAGTCGGCGACCTGCTGGAGATCGAGCGACTGGGCCGCCGGGCGCCGCGCGCGCACCCCGGCCTGAACGTCACCGTGGTCCGCCCGGCGGTCCTGGTCGGCGGTACGGACACCGCGCTGACCCGCTACTTCGAGTCCCCGCGCCTGCTGGTGGTGGCGGGCTCCCGCCCGACCTGGCAGTTCTGCCACGTCGAGGACCTGGTCAGCGCGCTGGAGTACGCGGCCCTGGAGAAGGTCGAAGGAGAGCTGGCGGTCGGCTGCGAGGGCTGGCTCGAACAGGAGGAGGTCGAGGAGCTGAGCGGGATCCGCCGCATGGAGCTCCCGTCGGCCGTGGCCCTGGGCGCGGCGGCCAGACTGCACCGCATCGGCCTCACCCCCTCACCGGCGGGGGACCTCGCGTACACGATGCACCCGTGGGTGGTCAGCGTCAGCCGGCTGCACGCGGCGGGGTGGCGGCCGCGCTGGAGCAACGAGGAGGTGCTGGCGGAGCTCCTCCAGGAGGTCGCGGGCCGGCACACCGTGGCGGGGCGCCGACTGGGACGCAAGGACGCGACGGCCGCGGGGGCGGCGGGAGCCACGGTCGCGCTGCTCGGCGCCGCCGCGGCGATCCGCGCCGCGCGCCGGCGCCGGGGCATCTGA
- a CDS encoding molybdenum cofactor biosynthesis protein MoaE, producing MAPHFDHPGEHAAPDPIRLLEIRETPLSIDEVFRAVGDDASGGTTLFVGTVRNHDSGADVDQLGYSCHPSAEAEMRRVAERVVEKYPVRALAAVHRIGDLAVGDLAVIVAVSCPHRGEAFEAARMLIDDLKHEVPIWKHQTFADGTEEWVGAC from the coding sequence ATGGCACCGCACTTCGACCACCCCGGCGAGCACGCCGCTCCGGACCCGATCCGGCTGCTCGAAATCCGTGAGACCCCGCTCTCGATCGACGAGGTCTTCCGGGCCGTCGGCGACGACGCGTCGGGCGGCACGACGCTCTTCGTCGGCACGGTGCGCAACCACGACAGCGGGGCGGACGTCGACCAGCTCGGCTACTCCTGCCACCCCTCGGCCGAGGCGGAGATGCGCCGCGTCGCCGAACGCGTCGTGGAGAAGTACCCCGTCCGCGCCCTCGCCGCCGTCCACCGCATCGGCGACCTGGCCGTCGGCGACCTCGCGGTGATCGTCGCCGTCTCCTGCCCACACCGCGGCGAGGCCTTCGAGGCCGCCCGCATGCTGATCGACGACCTCAAGCACGAGGTCCCGATCTGGAAGCACCAGACCTTCGCGGACGGCACGGAGGAGTGGGTCGGCGCCTGCTGA
- a CDS encoding YlbL family protein: MPRRTATMLASTLMLFALLCAGVFMKAPYSEMSPGPTVNTLGDSRGEPVLNISGHKTYPTTGHLNMTTVRVTGADYDMNLLEAVYGWASGDNIVVPHENLYPDGKTEQESTQENAEEFSQSQESAKVAALKQIGIPVAARVIVASVVKDSPSEGKLHAGDVIKAVDGTPVKAPEDVAKLVTKHKPGEPVVFTIVPAAEAAEAEKAHLEPTGTTKVTIAGKAEGDGHAVVGIRAGTDHTFPFTIDIKLADVGGPSAGLMFALGIVDKLTPENLTGGKFIAGTGTIDDAGKVGPIGGIQMKTIGARQAGAQYFLTPAENCAAAAGDVPDGLTLVKVSTIDDAVKALEKISKGDTAGLTRCSAKP, encoded by the coding sequence ATGCCACGCCGCACTGCGACGATGCTCGCCTCCACCCTCATGCTCTTCGCGCTGCTCTGCGCGGGAGTGTTCATGAAGGCCCCGTACTCCGAGATGAGCCCGGGACCCACCGTGAACACGCTCGGGGACTCGCGCGGCGAGCCCGTCCTGAACATCTCGGGGCACAAGACGTACCCGACCACCGGGCACCTGAACATGACGACGGTCCGCGTCACCGGTGCGGATTACGACATGAACCTGCTGGAGGCCGTGTACGGGTGGGCCTCGGGCGACAACATCGTCGTACCGCACGAGAACCTGTATCCGGACGGCAAGACGGAGCAGGAGTCGACGCAGGAGAACGCCGAGGAGTTCAGCCAGTCGCAGGAGAGCGCCAAGGTGGCCGCCCTCAAGCAGATCGGCATCCCGGTCGCCGCCCGCGTGATCGTCGCCTCCGTGGTCAAGGACAGCCCCTCCGAGGGCAAGCTGCACGCCGGAGACGTCATCAAGGCCGTGGACGGGACCCCGGTCAAGGCCCCCGAGGACGTGGCCAAGCTGGTCACCAAGCACAAGCCCGGCGAGCCGGTCGTGTTCACCATCGTGCCCGCCGCGGAAGCGGCCGAGGCCGAGAAGGCGCACCTCGAGCCCACCGGCACGACGAAGGTCACGATCGCCGGCAAGGCGGAGGGCGACGGTCACGCCGTCGTCGGCATCCGGGCCGGGACCGACCACACCTTCCCGTTCACCATCGACATCAAGCTCGCCGACGTCGGTGGCCCCAGCGCCGGCCTGATGTTCGCGCTCGGCATCGTCGACAAGCTCACCCCGGAGAACCTGACCGGCGGCAAGTTCATCGCCGGCACCGGAACCATCGACGACGCGGGCAAGGTCGGCCCGATCGGCGGCATCCAGATGAAGACCATCGGCGCCCGCCAGGCCGGCGCCCAGTACTTCCTGACGCCCGCCGAGAACTGCGCCGCCGCCGCGGGCGACGTGCCCGACGGGCTGACGCTCGTGAAGGTCTCCACCATCGACGACGCCGTGAAGGCGCTGGAGAAGATCAGCAAGGGGGACACGGCCGGGCTGACGCGGTGCAGCGCCAAGCCCTGA
- a CDS encoding PPA1309 family protein, whose protein sequence is MLPMSNLSPSPGTPMAASPLTRAVLEIDEYASTLGWDKPARLFALVDTAKLRKEAPGVARQLGLDQDDTGKNQLTPIEQDEVPAGTPLDKFLGTIAWPASILGCALTVERLMLPPSAESSVPEGLTDKQLAKWVAGHPERQEVRLTVGVLRDGSRESAVRLRDKDSANEVLTGATLVPGLAEALAATFLD, encoded by the coding sequence ATGTTGCCCATGTCCAACCTTTCGCCGTCCCCCGGCACCCCTATGGCGGCAAGCCCGCTGACCCGTGCCGTCCTCGAAATCGACGAGTACGCCTCCACCCTCGGCTGGGACAAGCCCGCCCGGCTCTTCGCCCTGGTCGACACGGCCAAGCTCCGCAAGGAGGCGCCTGGCGTCGCCCGCCAGCTCGGCCTCGACCAGGACGACACGGGCAAGAACCAGCTCACCCCGATCGAGCAGGACGAGGTGCCGGCCGGGACCCCGCTGGACAAGTTCCTGGGAACGATCGCCTGGCCCGCCTCGATCCTCGGCTGCGCGCTGACCGTGGAGCGGCTGATGCTGCCGCCGTCGGCGGAGTCCTCCGTACCGGAGGGGCTCACCGACAAGCAGCTCGCCAAGTGGGTCGCCGGCCACCCGGAGCGCCAGGAGGTGCGGCTGACCGTGGGCGTCCTGCGCGACGGGTCGCGGGAGTCCGCCGTACGGCTGCGGGACAAGGACTCCGCGAACGAGGTGCTGACCGGCGCGACGCTGGTGCCGGGGCTCGCCGAGGCGCTGGCCGCGACCTTCCTCGACTAG
- a CDS encoding UPF0182 family protein, with amino-acid sequence MPDRGGGPSGPRMRVGRPSRRARTLLMTLGVLAVLAMAFIMFAGFWTDWLWFRSVNYSTVFTTTLWTKVGLFAVFGLLMAGAVGLNIWLAHRLRPPLSAMSMEQQSLDRYRMTVAPYRKWLLLGISALVGLIAGASAAGQWKTWLMYVNGVPFGTKDPQFNLDVSFYTFDLPWYRFLLGFGFAAVVLSVIAAAVVHYLYGGLRVTSPGARATAAATGHLSVLLGLFVTLKAVAYWLDRYGLAVKSSDFKAADNWTGLRYVDANAYLPAKTILVAIAAICAVLFFATLWRRTWQLPVIGFGLMVLSAILIGGLYPAIVQKFQVQPNEQAKESPYVQKNIKATRDAYGVADASVKDYPGLPDPKADKKALRQEANSTASIRLLDPNIVSPAFQQLQQNKGYYGFPATLAVDRYKGQDTVIGLREINLAGIPKNNWINDHFRYTHGFGVVAAKGTEVTSNGEPLFTESGLPARGDLGEYEQRIYYGEQTKQYSIVGGPQKELDYANDSGEKETTYKGDSGVSLGNPVNRAAYALAFSEPQILYSGAIGDGSKILYNRTPKERVEAVAPWLTIDGAVYPAVIDGRVQWIVDAYTTTNGYPYASRTQLGDSTADSLTNSQRAVVAQENQVNYIRNSVKATVDAYDGTVKLYQWDAKDPVLKTWMKAFPGTVKDKKEISPALMEHLRYPQDLFKVQRELLTRYHVTDPQTFLSGSEVWSVPDDPTTKAGTAVPPYYLSMKMPGQKDPNQAFSLTTTLTPNGRDNLSAFMAVNADPTTADYGKIQLLKLPTQNPVDGPKLVQARFNSKPEIAQEINILSRGDSQVEYGNLLTVPLDKGMLYVEPVYVRGGGLKYPLLKKVLVTYGDQTAFEDTLEKALNVVFGAESATTPPTTPPGDGTTTPPPTSQDPTVKAALADAQKAVDDADKALKAGDWAAYGKAQSDLQAALKRAIDAEAKVTAPAPTG; translated from the coding sequence ATGCCGGACCGCGGCGGAGGCCCCTCCGGGCCACGGATGAGAGTCGGCCGCCCGTCCCGGCGCGCCCGGACTCTTCTGATGACCTTGGGCGTGCTTGCCGTCCTGGCCATGGCGTTCATCATGTTCGCCGGCTTCTGGACGGACTGGCTCTGGTTCCGCTCCGTCAACTACTCCACCGTCTTCACCACCACCCTGTGGACCAAGGTCGGCCTCTTCGCCGTCTTCGGCCTCCTCATGGCCGGTGCCGTCGGGCTGAACATCTGGCTGGCCCACCGGCTGCGGCCGCCGCTCAGCGCGATGTCGATGGAGCAGCAGAGCCTCGACCGCTACCGGATGACCGTAGCGCCGTACCGCAAGTGGCTGCTGCTCGGCATCTCCGCGCTGGTCGGCCTGATCGCGGGCGCCTCGGCGGCGGGCCAGTGGAAGACCTGGCTGATGTACGTGAACGGGGTGCCCTTCGGCACGAAGGACCCCCAGTTCAACCTGGACGTGTCGTTCTACACCTTCGACCTGCCCTGGTACCGCTTCCTGCTCGGCTTCGGCTTCGCCGCCGTCGTGCTCTCGGTGATCGCCGCCGCCGTCGTGCACTACCTCTACGGGGGACTACGGGTCACCAGCCCGGGTGCGCGGGCCACCGCCGCGGCGACCGGCCACCTGTCGGTGCTGCTCGGTCTCTTCGTCACGCTCAAGGCGGTCGCGTACTGGCTCGACCGGTACGGCCTCGCCGTGAAGTCCAGCGACTTCAAGGCCGCGGACAACTGGACCGGCCTGCGCTACGTCGACGCCAACGCGTACCTGCCGGCCAAGACGATCCTCGTCGCCATCGCGGCCATCTGCGCGGTGCTGTTCTTCGCGACGCTGTGGCGCCGCACCTGGCAGCTCCCGGTCATCGGCTTCGGCCTGATGGTGCTCTCGGCGATCCTGATCGGCGGGCTGTACCCGGCGATCGTGCAGAAGTTCCAGGTCCAGCCGAACGAGCAGGCCAAGGAATCCCCGTACGTCCAGAAGAACATCAAGGCGACGCGCGACGCCTACGGGGTCGCCGACGCCTCCGTCAAGGACTACCCGGGCCTGCCGGACCCCAAGGCGGACAAGAAGGCGCTCCGCCAGGAGGCCAACTCCACGGCGAGCATCCGCCTGCTCGACCCGAACATCGTGTCCCCGGCCTTCCAGCAGCTCCAGCAGAACAAGGGCTACTACGGTTTCCCGGCCACGCTGGCGGTCGACCGGTACAAGGGCCAGGACACGGTCATCGGGCTCCGTGAGATCAACCTCGCGGGCATCCCGAAGAACAACTGGATCAACGACCACTTCCGTTACACCCACGGATTCGGTGTGGTCGCGGCCAAGGGCACCGAGGTGACCTCGAACGGCGAGCCGCTGTTCACCGAGTCGGGCCTGCCCGCGCGGGGCGACCTCGGGGAGTACGAGCAGCGGATCTACTACGGCGAGCAGACGAAGCAGTACTCGATCGTCGGCGGGCCGCAGAAGGAGCTCGACTACGCCAACGACTCGGGCGAGAAGGAGACCACCTACAAGGGCGACAGCGGGGTGAGCCTGGGCAACCCGGTCAACCGGGCCGCGTACGCCCTGGCCTTCAGCGAGCCGCAGATCCTCTACTCCGGCGCCATCGGCGACGGTTCGAAGATCCTCTACAACCGCACGCCCAAGGAGCGGGTCGAGGCGGTCGCCCCGTGGCTGACGATCGACGGAGCCGTCTACCCGGCGGTGATCGACGGCCGGGTCCAGTGGATCGTGGACGCCTACACCACGACCAACGGCTACCCCTACGCGTCCCGCACGCAGCTCGGGGACAGCACGGCGGACTCGCTGACCAACTCCCAGCGTGCGGTGGTCGCGCAGGAGAACCAGGTCAACTACATCCGCAACTCGGTGAAGGCCACCGTCGACGCCTACGACGGCACGGTGAAGCTGTACCAGTGGGACGCCAAGGACCCGGTCCTCAAGACGTGGATGAAGGCCTTCCCCGGCACGGTGAAGGACAAGAAGGAGATCTCGCCGGCCCTGATGGAGCACCTGCGCTACCCGCAGGACCTCTTCAAGGTGCAGCGTGAGCTGCTGACCCGCTACCACGTCACGGACCCGCAGACCTTCCTCAGCGGCAGCGAGGTCTGGTCGGTCCCGGACGACCCGACCACCAAGGCGGGCACGGCGGTTCCGCCGTACTACCTCTCCATGAAGATGCCGGGCCAGAAGGACCCCAACCAGGCCTTCTCGCTCACCACGACGCTCACGCCGAACGGCAGGGACAACCTGAGCGCCTTCATGGCGGTCAACGCCGATCCCACCACCGCGGACTACGGGAAGATCCAGCTGCTGAAGCTGCCCACCCAGAACCCGGTGGACGGCCCGAAGCTCGTCCAGGCGAGATTCAACTCCAAGCCGGAGATCGCCCAGGAGATCAACATCCTGAGCCGGGGCGATTCCCAGGTGGAGTACGGCAACCTGCTCACGGTCCCGCTCGACAAGGGAATGCTCTACGTCGAGCCGGTGTACGTGCGCGGCGGCGGCCTCAAGTACCCGCTGCTGAAGAAGGTCCTGGTGACCTACGGGGACCAGACGGCCTTCGAGGACACGCTGGAGAAGGCGCTGAACGTGGTGTTCGGGGCCGAGTCGGCGACCACGCCGCCGACCACTCCGCCGGGCGACGGGACCACCACCCCGCCGCCGACCAGCCAGGACCCGACGGTCAAGGCGGCCCTCGCGGACGCGCAGAAGGCGGTCGACGACGCCGACAAGGCGCTCAAGGCCGGCGACTGGGCGGCGTACGGAAAGGCCCAGAGCGATCTGCAGGCCGCGCTGAAGCGGGCGATCGACGCCGAGGCGAAGGTGACGGCTCCGGCGCCCACCGGATAG
- a CDS encoding tetratricopeptide repeat protein: MGFMGDRSTLLETGRFVRADSESEPEADGAAQAVDVQTAMTTRAARTTATAPTTPDVSDVSAASVASAVSAVSVDELFDDAVFALTDAASDAALEARHRVAADKGDPGAMSVLGALLLRRGDLAGAEPYLRGATGAGDRAAANNLGVLLHQRGYPEEAAGWWRVAAVAGSAPAAHALGRHYRERGDEPAAEYWMRQAAESGHALGAYGLADLLEHRGDKGVERWFRAAAEQGHREAAYRLARHLRKGDPAEAEQWYRQAAARGHRRAGLHLGALLEARGELKEAGRWYLTSAKQGEARAACALGFLLRDAGDEENAATWWLRAAQDGDGNAANALGALHAARGETQTAEKWYRAAMDAGDQNGAYNLALLCAAQERTGPAEQWYRRAAYAGHREAANALAILLLQGGDAEGAEPWFSKAAEAGSVDAAFNLGILFASRDEDRTALKWYERAASAGHTDAALQVGIALVRDGEERAAERHLRCAAGGGSAEAAFRLAALLESLAPPPEPVALGEPVGGAERTESEEWYERAAELGHRRAQVRVGMLAAARGELGAAARWYREAAEAGSRNGAFNLGLLLAREGNEPEAALWWTRAAVAGHGRAALRLGLLAARQGDLTEGQKWCVRAMELGPAEVSERAARLREALAEELSA, encoded by the coding sequence ATGGGATTTATGGGGGACAGGTCAACTCTGCTGGAGACAGGGCGGTTTGTGAGGGCGGACTCCGAATCGGAACCGGAGGCCGATGGGGCGGCTCAGGCCGTTGACGTGCAGACCGCGATGACCACGCGGGCGGCACGGACCACGGCCACGGCGCCGACCACGCCGGACGTATCGGACGTGTCAGCCGCGTCGGTCGCGTCAGCCGTGTCAGCCGTGTCAGTCGACGAGTTGTTCGACGACGCGGTCTTCGCGCTGACCGACGCGGCCAGCGATGCCGCGCTGGAGGCCCGGCACCGGGTCGCCGCCGACAAGGGGGACCCGGGCGCGATGAGCGTACTCGGGGCCCTCCTGCTGCGCCGCGGCGACCTCGCGGGAGCCGAGCCGTACCTGCGCGGGGCGACCGGCGCGGGCGACCGCGCGGCCGCCAACAACCTGGGCGTCCTGCTGCACCAGCGCGGCTACCCCGAGGAGGCCGCCGGCTGGTGGCGGGTGGCCGCCGTGGCCGGATCCGCTCCCGCCGCGCACGCCCTGGGCCGCCACTACCGCGAGCGGGGCGACGAGCCCGCCGCCGAGTACTGGATGCGCCAGGCGGCGGAATCCGGCCACGCCCTGGGGGCCTACGGCCTCGCCGACCTGCTGGAGCACCGCGGGGACAAGGGTGTCGAGCGGTGGTTCCGCGCTGCCGCGGAACAGGGGCACCGCGAGGCCGCGTACCGGTTGGCCCGGCACCTGCGCAAGGGCGACCCGGCCGAGGCCGAGCAGTGGTACCGGCAGGCCGCCGCGCGCGGCCACCGGCGCGCCGGGCTGCACCTGGGCGCGCTGCTGGAGGCCCGAGGGGAGCTCAAGGAAGCCGGACGCTGGTACCTCACCTCCGCCAAGCAGGGCGAGGCGCGGGCGGCCTGCGCCCTCGGCTTCCTGCTGCGCGACGCCGGCGACGAGGAGAACGCCGCCACCTGGTGGCTCCGCGCCGCGCAGGACGGCGACGGCAACGCGGCGAACGCGCTCGGCGCCCTGCACGCCGCGCGCGGCGAGACCCAGACGGCCGAGAAGTGGTACCGGGCCGCGATGGACGCGGGCGACCAGAACGGTGCGTACAACCTCGCGCTGCTCTGCGCCGCGCAGGAGCGGACCGGGCCGGCCGAGCAGTGGTACCGGCGCGCCGCGTACGCGGGACACCGCGAGGCGGCCAACGCGCTGGCCATCCTGCTGCTGCAGGGCGGTGACGCGGAGGGCGCCGAGCCGTGGTTCTCGAAGGCGGCGGAGGCGGGCAGCGTGGACGCCGCCTTCAACCTGGGGATCCTCTTCGCCAGCCGGGACGAGGACCGCACCGCCCTCAAGTGGTACGAGCGGGCGGCGTCGGCGGGACACACCGACGCGGCGCTCCAGGTCGGCATCGCGCTGGTCCGCGACGGCGAGGAGCGGGCGGCCGAGCGGCACCTGCGCTGCGCGGCCGGTGGCGGCAGCGCGGAGGCGGCCTTCCGGCTGGCCGCGCTGCTGGAGTCGCTGGCCCCGCCGCCGGAGCCGGTGGCCCTGGGCGAGCCGGTGGGCGGAGCCGAGCGCACCGAGAGCGAGGAGTGGTACGAGCGGGCCGCCGAGCTGGGGCACCGGCGTGCCCAGGTCCGGGTCGGCATGCTGGCCGCCGCGCGGGGCGAGCTGGGGGCCGCGGCGCGGTGGTACCGGGAGGCGGCGGAGGCCGGCTCCCGCAACGGCGCCTTCAATCTGGGGCTGCTGCTGGCGCGCGAGGGCAACGAGCCCGAGGCGGCGCTGTGGTGGACCCGGGCGGCGGTGGCGGGCCACGGCCGGGCGGCGCTGCGGCTCGGCCTGCTCGCGGCCCGGCAGGGAGACCTGACGGAGGGGCAGAAGTGGTGCGTGCGCGCCATGGAACTGGGCCCCGCGGAGGTCTCCGAGCGGGCGGCCCGGCTGCGCGAGGCGCTGGCCGAGGAGCTGTCCGCGTAG